A window of the Hypanus sabinus isolate sHypSab1 chromosome 25, sHypSab1.hap1, whole genome shotgun sequence genome harbors these coding sequences:
- the sdhc gene encoding succinate dehydrogenase cytochrome b560 subunit, mitochondrial, producing MALLWRLVGSSRLSSALSPATLLIRFSRAGSTAQQEMDRFWQKNQQLNRPLSPHITIYRWSLPMAMSVMHRGTGAALSTGVSLFALAALLLPGDFPSYLEVVRSLQLGPELIGAAKFTISFPLAYHTWNGVRHLAWDTAHALKMTQVESSGYLVLTLTLATCLTLALM from the exons ATGGCGCTGTTGTGGAG gtTGGTTGGCAGCAGCCGCCTGAGCTCAGCACTCTCTCCTGCCACCCTTCTCATCAG GTTCTCTCGAGCAGGTTCCACAGCCCAGCAGGAGATGGATCGATTCTGGCAGAAGAACCAGCAGTTGAACAGGCCGCTGTCCCCCCACATCACTATCTACAG GTGGTCCCTGCCCATGGCCATGTCAGTGATGCATCGAGGCACAGGGGCTGCCCTCAGTACAG GAGTTTCTCTCTTTGCCTTGGCTGCCTTGTTGCTGCCTGGTGACTTCCCCAGTTACCTAGAAGTTGTGCGCAGCCTGCAGCTTGGCCCAGAGCTGATTGGAGCCGCCAAGTTCACCATCTCCTTCCCCCTGGCCTACCACACCTGGAATGGAGTGAGGCATCTG GCCTGGGACACAGCCCATGCTCTGAAGATGACACAGGTGGAGAGTTCTGGGTACCTTGTCCTCACGCTGACCCTGGCCACTTGCCTGACACTGGCCTTGATGTGA